GCTGTCGACGCACGAGAGCGTCGGCTACCTCCTGCCCGTGGACCTCGTCGCCTCGCTCGTCCGTGACACCGAGCGCGTCGTCGGCGTCAACTGCTCCACCGGCGACATGACCTACCTCGTGCGCCTGATCGAGGCCGTCGACGGGCGAGCCGACGTGCACGTCGGGGGACCCATGCACGCGCTGACCGGGCTGGCGATGGGCGGGCAGGGGTTCCTGAGCTCGGACGCCAACCTCGCCCCCCGGCTGTGCGCCGACGTCATCGAGGCTTGGAAGGCCGGCGATGTCAGGACGCTCGCCGCCAGCTTCCGGAGGCTCCTGCGCCTCTACACGGCGACGCGCGAGCTCGGCGGCGTCACCGCGACGAAGGCCGCGCTCGAGCTGCTCGGCCTCCCGGGCGGTCCGCCGCGCCCACCCCGGCTGCCGGCGAGCGGGGAGACGCTCGCTGGGGTCCAGCGGCGAATCCTGGCCGAGCTCCGACCATCGGACGTCGACGGCTGACCCGAGCGCCGACGCGAGACCGCGACCATCGCGGCGCGCCGCGTGCACTCGACCCCAGCACCGTCACCGCCGCGCCCAGGCTCGGCGCTCGCACCGTGCGGCGCGTCGCCTCGACGCGTAAGATGGAGTGGATGCGTGAGGTTGAGCGCCGGTCCGGCGCGAGCTCCGAGGAGGTGAGGCGGATGCGGCGACGAAGCGACCCCCCGAGTCCCAGCCGCCGACCCGTCCGCTTCGGGCCTCCGCACCGCTAGTCCGGTTCTTCGCGGTCCGCCCGGGCGGCGCGGGTTCTCACCCCGCCAGCGACCCTGGAGGACCCGATGGCACGACGCCCACCTTTCCCCAGCCCGACCGCGCGGCGGCTTCGACGCGACCGCCGCACCCAGCGGCTGCTCGCGAACCGCGCCGTCCGCGACGCCCTCGTCTCCGTCGCCGGTCTCGTCCGCCGCCCCGTCCGGATCAGCGGCGGTGCCGAGGTCGGTCGACTGGCCGACCTCGTGGCTCGATGGGACGGTCAGCCCTACCCGCCGATTACCGGCCTCGTCGTGCGGGTCGCGCGCCGGCTCGCGTTCGTGCCGGCCTCGCAGGTCGCCGACCTCGGACGCCCCGGGATCACGCTCACGTCGGCGCAGTTCAACCTGCGCGACTTCGAGCGCCGCCCCGGCGAGGTGCTGCTCTCCGGCGACGTCCTCGACCACCAGCTCGTCGACGTGGACGGCGTCCGAGTGGTCCGGGCGTCCGACCTCTATCTGGCGCCCGTCTCGGACGGGTGGCGGCTCGTCGGCGTCGACATCGGGTACCAGTCCCTCCTCCGGCGTCTCGGACCCGCTCGGTGGCGGGTGCGTCCCACACCCGACCGGGTCATCGACTGGGCGGCCATCCAGCCGTTCGGCGTCGACCCCGGGCCGCTGCGCCTGCGGCGCGAGAACCAGACCCTGGCGCGCCTACGCCCGAGCGAGCTCGCCGACCTCCTCGAGGAGCTGGGCCGGCCCGAGCGCAACGAGCTGCTCGAGACCCTCGAGCGGAACTCGGCCGCCGACGCGCTCGAGGAGATGGAGCCCGACGAGCTGCGCGCCTTGCTGCGCGACCTGCCGGTCCGCCGCGTCGCCGACCTCCTCGGCGCTATGGAGCCTGACGAGGCGGCCGACGCACTCCGCGACCTCGACGAGGACGAGCTGGAGGAGATCTTCGCCGCGATGGCGCCGGCGGTCGCCACGCAGCTGCGGCCGCTGCTCTCCTACCCCGAGAGCACCGCCGGCGGCCTCATGACGACCCGGCTGCTCGTGGGGCGCTGCGACGAGACCGTCGGCGCGGTCCGAGCCCGTCTGGCTGCCGCCGACGAGCGGCTGGATCTCTCGGCCGTCGTCCTCGTCGACGAAGACAACCGGGTGGTCGACGACATCTCGGTCGTGGACCTGTTCGTCGTCGAGCCCGAACAGCGGCTGGAGGAGCTCGCCTCGGACGCAGAGCCGGTGACCGTGCTGCCCTCGGCTCCGCTGACCGAGGTCATCGACCGGCTGATCGATTCCCGTCAGGCGTCGCTCCTGGTCGTCGACGATGACCGGCATCCGGTCGGCCGAATCATGGCCGACGACGTGATCGACGCCCTCGTCCCGACCCGCGGTCGGTACCGCCTGCATGTCCGCGTCCCATGATCCCGCCGTTCGCCCGCGAGTTGTTGGCGCGCCGCCGCCGCGCCGTCACGGTCTTCGCCGTGCTGGGCCCCGGCGTGATCGCCGCCAACGCGGGCAACGACGCCGGGGGGATCGCGACGTACGCGTCGGCGGGATCCCAGTTCGTCTACCGCACGCTCTTCCTTATGGTGCTCGTGACCGTGGCGCTCGTCGTGGTCCAGGAGATGTCGGCCCGACTCGGCGCGTACTCGGGTGAGGGCCTCGTCTCGCTGATCCGGGAGCAGTTCTCGCTCCGGATCGCGACCGTCGCGGTCGTCTGCCTCGTCGTCGCCAACGTCGGGCTGGTCGTCTCGGAGTTCGCCGGCATCGGCGCTGCCTTCGAGCTGTTCGGCGTGTCCCGGTACGTCGCCGTCCCGATCGCGGCGGTGTGCATCTGGTCGGTCGTGGTCCTCGGCACCTACCGGTACGCCGAGCGGGTGTTCCTCCTGCTCTCGGTGGCGTTCCTCGCCTATCCGGTCGCGGTGTTTCTCGGGAAGCCCGACTGGGGCCAGGTCGCCACGAACACGCTGTGGCCGCACTTCACGGGCAGCCACGCCTTCGTCGTCCTCGCCGTGGCCCTCGTCGGGACGACGATCACGCCGTACATGCAGCTCTACCAGGCCGCCGCAGTCGCCGACCGGGGCATCGGCCCGGACGACTACCCACGGGAGCGGCTGGACAGCGTCGGCGGCGCCATCTTCGCCAACGTGATCAGCATGTTCATCATCATCGCGACGGCCGCGGCCATCGGCGGTCACGGCGCGCTCGGGTCGGCGGACGAGGCGGCCCGCGCCCTCGAGCCGGTGGCCGGCGGCGGCGCGACGATCCTGTTCGGCGTCGGCCTCCTCGGCGCGTCCGCCCTCGCCGCCGCCGTGGTGCCCCTCTCGACCGCCTACGGGCTGGCGGAGGCCGTGGGCGCCGAGCGGTCCGTCTCCCGCCGCATCTCCGAGGCGCGCCTGTTCGTGGGGCTGTTCACCGCGCAGGTGGTGCTGGGGGCGGCGGTGGCGCTGATCCCCGGGAACCTCATCACGCTGCTGATCAACACCCAGATCCTGAACGGGTTGATCACGCCGGTGATCCTCGCGTTCATCCTGGTGCTGGCGAACCGACGCTCGGTGCTCGGCGACGCGGTGAACGCCCCGCGCTTCCGCGTGGTCGCGACCGTGTCGGTCGTGGCCGTGAGCGCGCTCGCGCTCTTCGTCGTGGCCCAGACCGTGTTCGGCTGGCTCGGCCTGGCGTGACGGCCGCGGCCCCGGTGCGCGACCCTGAGCCCGTGG
This region of Acidimicrobiia bacterium genomic DNA includes:
- a CDS encoding CBS domain-containing protein, whose protein sequence is MARRPPFPSPTARRLRRDRRTQRLLANRAVRDALVSVAGLVRRPVRISGGAEVGRLADLVARWDGQPYPPITGLVVRVARRLAFVPASQVADLGRPGITLTSAQFNLRDFERRPGEVLLSGDVLDHQLVDVDGVRVVRASDLYLAPVSDGWRLVGVDIGYQSLLRRLGPARWRVRPTPDRVIDWAAIQPFGVDPGPLRLRRENQTLARLRPSELADLLEELGRPERNELLETLERNSAADALEEMEPDELRALLRDLPVRRVADLLGAMEPDEAADALRDLDEDELEEIFAAMAPAVATQLRPLLSYPESTAGGLMTTRLLVGRCDETVGAVRARLAAADERLDLSAVVLVDEDNRVVDDISVVDLFVVEPEQRLEELASDAEPVTVLPSAPLTEVIDRLIDSRQASLLVVDDDRHPVGRIMADDVIDALVPTRGRYRLHVRVP
- a CDS encoding divalent metal cation transporter is translated as MIPPFARELLARRRRAVTVFAVLGPGVIAANAGNDAGGIATYASAGSQFVYRTLFLMVLVTVALVVVQEMSARLGAYSGEGLVSLIREQFSLRIATVAVVCLVVANVGLVVSEFAGIGAAFELFGVSRYVAVPIAAVCIWSVVVLGTYRYAERVFLLLSVAFLAYPVAVFLGKPDWGQVATNTLWPHFTGSHAFVVLAVALVGTTITPYMQLYQAAAVADRGIGPDDYPRERLDSVGGAIFANVISMFIIIATAAAIGGHGALGSADEAARALEPVAGGGATILFGVGLLGASALAAAVVPLSTAYGLAEAVGAERSVSRRISEARLFVGLFTAQVVLGAAVALIPGNLITLLINTQILNGLITPVILAFILVLANRRSVLGDAVNAPRFRVVATVSVVAVSALALFVVAQTVFGWLGLA
- a CDS encoding dihydrodipicolinate synthase family protein, encoding LSTHESVGYLLPVDLVASLVRDTERVVGVNCSTGDMTYLVRLIEAVDGRADVHVGGPMHALTGLAMGGQGFLSSDANLAPRLCADVIEAWKAGDVRTLAASFRRLLRLYTATRELGGVTATKAALELLGLPGGPPRPPRLPASGETLAGVQRRILAELRPSDVDG